The DNA region TACTCAAAGTCTTCCAGTTCTTCTACATCCTCGTCATCTTCCACATATTCATAGCTGAGGTCTTCATCCTCACCCATGTCTTTCAACTCTTGCTGGAGTTTGTTTACATCCTTCGGACGGTGAACGATAGCTTCTATTTTATTGCTATCCTTATTCAATTCTTCCCAAAGAATGTCTTTAAGTACGGAAAGTCCCATGCCGGTAATGGAAGAAATGAATACATGCGGAACGTTTGCAGGGAGTGTAGGCTCTATTTCGTCCATCAATTCCTGATCGAGCATATCGCTCTTGGTGATGGCAAGTACCCGTTGTTTGTCCAGCATTTCAGGATTGAAAGTGCTCAGCTCATTCAACAGGATTTCATATTCCTTCCGGATATCGTCGCTATCGGCAGGCACCATGAAGAGCAACAGAGAGTTACGCTCGATGTGCCGCAGAAAGCGCAATCCCAACCCTTTTCCGGCACTGGCTCCTTCAATGATACCGGGGATGTCCGCCATGACAAACGACTTGCTGTCACGGTAAGAAACAATACCCAGGTTGGGTTCCAATGTGGTGAAAGGATAGTTGGCTATCTTGGGCTTAGCGGCAGATACGGAAGCAAGCAAGGTTGATTTTCCGGCATTCGGGAAGCCTACCAGACCTACGTCTGCCAGAAGTTTCAGCTCCATGATTACTGTCATTTCCTGCATCGGTTCGCCCGGTTGTGCAAAGCGAGGTGCCTGACGGGTGGCTGTCTTGAAGTGCCAGTTACCCAGTCCGCCGCGTCCGCCTTTCAGCAGGACTACTTCCTGTCCATGCTCGGTGACGTCACAGATATATTCACCTGTTTCGGCATTGTATACTACTGTGCCACAGGGAACTTCAATAATCTTATCTTCTCCATCCTTACCAAAACTGCGGTTCTTGGAACCGGATTCTCCATGTCCGGCCAGTGCATGGCGGTCGTAGCGCAAATGCAACAGCGTCCAGTAGTTACGGTTACCGCGCAGGATGATGTGACCTCCTCGTCCTCCGTCACCTCCGTCGGGGCCGCCATTGGGTATGTATTTCTCACGCCTCATGTGCGTAGAGCCTCGTCCGCCCTTTCCGGAGCGGCAATATATTTTTACGTAGTCAACAAAGTTTGATTCAGCCATTTCTTTCCTTACGATTGATTTTAAAATACTTATTTTCTTTTTCGATGCAAAAGTAACGATTCTCTAGGACTACCTCAAACTTTTTTATTCCTTTTTGCTTGCTAACTCTGGTTTCGTCTAAACCCTGTCAGGCTGAAAGCCTTTGAAAATATGATAGGGAAGGTTGTATGCATGTTTAATTTTCCATACAGCTTATGCTATCGGAGCATACAAAAGAATAACAAAGCGCAATAATACCATGAAAATGATAATATCGCGCTTCTAAATTATGATTGTGTAGCTTTACTTTGCAGCGTCAATCGCAGCGCAAACATCAGCAAAGATATCTTCCAATGCACCTTGTCCTTTGATGTGTTGGTATTGTCCTTCCTGCTTGTACCAGTCAATCAGCGGAGAAGTCTGTGAATGATAAACATGAAGGCGTTTCTTGATAGTCTCTTCGTTGTCATCGGCACGACCGGAATCCTTACCACGTTTGATGAGGCGGACCATCAGTTCGTCTTCAGGTACATCCAGGTCAAGCATAACGCTTACTCCCTGATTTCTTTCAGCAAGCATTTTCTTCAGAGCTTCTGCCTGTGCAATCGTACGGGGGAAACCGTCGAAGATTACACCTTTGCTGTCTTCAAAGCTGTCGAATACACTTGCAAGGATATCAATCATCAGTTCGTCAGGGATCAACTGGCCTTGATCGATATAATTTTTAGCTGTTTTGCCCAGTTCTGTGCCGTTCTTGATTTCTGCACGCAACACGTCACCGGTTGAGATGTGGTTAATACCGTACTTTTCTACGATTTTCTCACTTTGTGTTCCCTTGCCTGAACCGGGAGCACCGAAAATTACAATGTTCAACATTTGTGATTTACAATTTAACTGTTACTTATATTATACCTAATTCAAAATTCTTTTCTACAAATCATGTCTTTGACCTTATTCGTGTAGCCTTACTTCGTACCATGTCCGTACATACCCCGTGCCTGTTCCGTATCCTCTCCGTACTTGCTCCGTACCTTCTCCGTATAAAGGTACTTTTATACGAAGGAGGTACAGACCGGGTACGGACCAGACACGGCTCGGGTATGGTTCTGATCCTTTTAATCTACCACTGTATAAATGTCCGCATAATTACGCCCGAAACCGTCATAATCCAATCCATAACCTACGATGAAGTCATTTGGAATTTCCATGGCTACGTATTCTATATTCAAATCTACTTTCAACTTATCGGGTTTCACCAGTAACGAAGCGATGTGGATTTCTTTTGGGTTACGTGTACCCAGCGTGTCCAACAGACGTTGCATAGTCAGACCAGTATCTACAATATCTTCCACAATCACTACCGTGCGATCTGTCAGATCTTCGGTAATACCGATCACTTCCTTGATAACTCCGGTAGAGGACACCCCCTGATAAGAAGCCAGTTTCACGAAAGAAATCTCGCAGGGAATAGTAATGTTTTTCATTAGATCAGCAGTAAACATAAACGAGCCGTTCAGGACGCTGAGAAACAGAGGATTTTTACCAGCCAGATCGCGATTGATTTCATTTGCAACGCGGGTTACTTCTTTCAGAATGTCCTGTTCCTTGATGGAAACAGTGAACTTTTTGTCTTTTATTTGTATGGTGTCCATAAGGGATAGATTTTTAAAATTGGCACAAAAATACGATTTTTATTCTACTCCATGCATCATCTTCTGTAATTTCTTTGAGAGCAGGAAGAGGATAAGAGAGGCTACACCGGACATGATAACGAATACCATAAAGAAGTCGAACATGGTTTCAATGCGGAATCCGAGCAGGGTTTTCACCTTTCCGTCTTCGGGATAAAGGCCGCCTAAAGTACCTGCAAATTTATTGGCTGTAGAGGTGGAAAGATACCAGATTCCCATCATGAGAGAGGCAAAACGGACAGGGGTGAGTTTGTTTACCATGGATAAACCAATAGGGGAGAGGGCTATTTCTCCCATAGTATGGATGAAATAAAGTCCGGTTAGCCAGATAAGGCTGACTTTTACACCGGGCTGTACATCTTTCACGCCGAAACAAATGACTAAATATCCCAGTGAGAGCAGCAACAAACCAATAGCTTGTTTGGTGGGGGAAGCCGGCTCCATGCCTCGTTTGTTCAACGTACCCCATACACTGGGCATAATGGCTGCCAGTATAACTACGAAGAACGGATTGAAAGATTGTATCCAGGAGGCGGGCATTTCCCAACCGAGGATTGTACGGTCGGTTTGCTCGGCAGCAAAAAGGGTGAGTGAAGCACCTGCTTGTTCGTAGGCTGCCCAGAAGAATATAACGAAGAAAGCGATAATGTAAATAACGAAGATACGGTCACGCTCTATCTTTGTCAGAGAACCATCCAACAGAATGCTGACGGGGAAGATGATACAGGCTGTGAATATCCCTATACTGACCCAATCGTTGCCGAAACACCAGTAGAAAAATAGGGCAAGGGCAATGGTCAGTGCTCCGAGAAGCAAA from Bacteroides sp. MSB163 includes:
- the obgE gene encoding GTPase ObgE; protein product: MAESNFVDYVKIYCRSGKGGRGSTHMRREKYIPNGGPDGGDGGRGGHIILRGNRNYWTLLHLRYDRHALAGHGESGSKNRSFGKDGEDKIIEVPCGTVVYNAETGEYICDVTEHGQEVVLLKGGRGGLGNWHFKTATRQAPRFAQPGEPMQEMTVIMELKLLADVGLVGFPNAGKSTLLASVSAAKPKIANYPFTTLEPNLGIVSYRDSKSFVMADIPGIIEGASAGKGLGLRFLRHIERNSLLLFMVPADSDDIRKEYEILLNELSTFNPEMLDKQRVLAITKSDMLDQELMDEIEPTLPANVPHVFISSITGMGLSVLKDILWEELNKDSNKIEAIVHRPKDVNKLQQELKDMGEDEDLSYEYVEDDEDVEELEDFEYEEEDWEDDK
- a CDS encoding adenylate kinase, encoding MLNIVIFGAPGSGKGTQSEKIVEKYGINHISTGDVLRAEIKNGTELGKTAKNYIDQGQLIPDELMIDILASVFDSFEDSKGVIFDGFPRTIAQAEALKKMLAERNQGVSVMLDLDVPEDELMVRLIKRGKDSGRADDNEETIKKRLHVYHSQTSPLIDWYKQEGQYQHIKGQGALEDIFADVCAAIDAAK
- the hpt gene encoding hypoxanthine phosphoribosyltransferase — protein: MDTIQIKDKKFTVSIKEQDILKEVTRVANEINRDLAGKNPLFLSVLNGSFMFTADLMKNITIPCEISFVKLASYQGVSSTGVIKEVIGITEDLTDRTVVIVEDIVDTGLTMQRLLDTLGTRNPKEIHIASLLVKPDKLKVDLNIEYVAMEIPNDFIVGYGLDYDGFGRNYADIYTVVD
- a CDS encoding peptide MFS transporter; protein product: MSTSKHPKGLYLVFATSTAERFSYYGMRAIFILFLTQALLFDKEHAASIYGSYTGLVYLTPLIGGYIADKYWGIRRSVFWGAMMMAVGQFLMFFSASMLDTKELSHWLMYGGLTFLILGNGCFKPTVSSLVGQLYEPGDRRLDSAYTIFYMGVNVGSFFAPLVCGYFGETGDPNDFKWGFLIAAIVTVFTVILFETQKSKYLIGPDGKPLGIIPDAKREQPKEHKTVQQTAIEKDKKMRNNLLLGALTIALALFFYWCFGNDWVSIGIFTACIIFPVSILLDGSLTKIERDRIFVIYIIAFFVIFFWAAYEQAGASLTLFAAEQTDRTILGWEMPASWIQSFNPFFVVILAAIMPSVWGTLNKRGMEPASPTKQAIGLLLLSLGYLVICFGVKDVQPGVKVSLIWLTGLYFIHTMGEIALSPIGLSMVNKLTPVRFASLMMGIWYLSTSTANKFAGTLGGLYPEDGKVKTLLGFRIETMFDFFMVFVIMSGVASLILFLLSKKLQKMMHGVE